The nucleotide sequence CTCCAGCAATATCAAGATCTGAGTTGGTGCTTTGCCATAGTCGAGCAAGATAAACAGCGAATATTCAGCCATGCGCAGCGGCATCACCGTGAGAGGCTGACGCTGAAATTCTATATGTGCAATGCCCAGCTTGCCATTGGGGGAAGAATAGCGCACGACAAAATCCGCTCGCCGCTCGCGAGAAGTCAATACTGGATTGACGATCTCCTCCACCCGAACCGCGTCGCCCAGCAGCCATTGAAGAAAGTCCTGGCTGTAATCTCCGACTAGACTGCGCAGGTTGATGTCGTACTCATTGCGGGTCATTGAACAGAGACTAGAAGAGCTGGACTGAAATGTTTTCAAGGGGCATAGATGATTTGTAATGGGTGAGAGGCGATCGCGTTTGGGAAGTAGTGGAACTTAGCTGAGCGGCAGAGAAGCCCGCGCAGCGGTAAGTTACAGTGTCTGCGAGCGAGATCGTGGCGGCCAGAGGGCAGACGGAGTCTCTATAGCCGCTTCGTCTAACAACACAGTGGGCAAAGCTTGCATGAGCCAAAGATGAGAGGGGGCGATCGCAAGAGTTGGAGACGGAGCTGGGGGAATCGATTTCACCAATTGTAACGATAAGTCGATCTCCAAGGCTAGGATATCGAGTTCCAATTCCAGCAAGTGTTGTTGTAAGTTGCGATCCATAAAACAGGTCCGACGAGGGACAGTATTAGTCAGTATAGGTACCACATATAGTGTGCAAACCTTTCAGATTGAGTTACTCTCCACGTTAGATGGAAATCGAGCATTGCGGAGAGAAGCTTTAATCCGCTCCTTGGAGATTAGCCTGCCCCAGATTAGTTCCAGAAAGATCGGTTGCGAGTCGAATCTAAAATCATCGCTATCTCGAGAGTGTCGCGCACGGGCTGACTGGCGATGGCCAGTGCGAACGTTAAGCCAGTCTGGATAGAGAGGAGGAAAAACTGGCATGAGTGTCACCGAGATCGCCCCTGTTGTTTTGTGCTTGGGGGAGGTGTTGTGGGACTGCTTGGCGGATGAGGTGGGGCGATCGCGGCAACAAGTTTCGGGCTGGACTCGTTACCCTGGCGGCGCTCCGGCAAACGTGGCGACGGCATTGGCGAAATTGGGAGTGGCTAGCGGGTTCGTCGGTTGTGTGGGCAGCGATCGCCTGGGCAGTCAGCTTGTCCAGATCTTGACGGAGTCGGGGGTCAATCTGGAGGGCCTACAGCAGCATCCCACGGCCCCAACCCGCCAGGTTTATGTCACGCGCACGGCAGAGGGCGATCGCCAGTTTGCCGGATTCGATCGCCCCAACCGCCAGTTTGCCGACACCTATCTCGAGCCCGACCCATTGCCCGCATCGCTATTTGCGCAGGCTCGCTATCTCGTATTGGGAACCTTGGGCTTGGCTTACTCGCCGACAAAAGCGGCAGTGGCGCGGGCGATCGCTTGGGCGCAACAGCATTCTCTGACAGTGGTGGTCGATCTCAACTGGAGACCGACGTTTTGGCCCGATCCCAATGCCGCCAAAGCTGCGATACTCCCATTGCTCAACTGCGCAGATCTGGTCAAACTGACTGCTGAAGAAGGGCACTGGCTGTGCCACTCCGATGACCCCAGCGAAATTGTGCGGCAGTTGCAGCCCGCGCTCGGGGTGTGCGTCACGGATGGCGATCGCGGCTGCCGCTACTGTTGCGAAGCCCAGCGGGGATTTGTGCCCGCCTTTGCGGTACCGACTGTGGATGCCACAGGTGCGGGGGATGGATTTTTGGCGGCACTGGTGGCGGCACTGGCGCGATCGCCCCAAGATGGCTCCAGAGATTGGCAGCAGGTTGTGACTTATGCCAGTGCCGTGGGGGCGTTGACTGTAACGAGTGCAGGGGCGATGGCTGCACAACCCACAGCATTACAGGTGAGTGACTTCTTGGCTGGAGAACTGGCAGAGTAACCTGAGTTCGATAGCCCTGCATTGTCCTCACCCCCAGCCCCTCTCCCTAGGGCTATCCATTAGGCACAAGTCGATGGAGAGCTTACTGTGACTGGATTATAAACTGCAGTAGAGACTGAAGCAGTTGTAGCCGGAGGGAGAGAAACCATGCAAGATTGGGTCAGCCAAGAAATCAACCCGATCCACTTCGCCGATTTGCGACATGCAAAGCGGTTGGGGCAGATCGTCACAGACTTGAGTGAGCAGCCCACAGCGAGCGTGCCTCAGGCGAGTGGGAATGCCTCAGTGGCCCAAGGAACCTATCGATTTTGGGCCAACCCGAAGGTGAGCACGAGCAGCATTCTGGACAGTCATCGTGATGGAGTGGTCAGGCGGGCCCTCACGGGCAAGACGGTGCTGGCCATTCAAGACACAACGGATTTCGACTTCACCACTCACCCCCAGACCGAAGGGCTGGGCTTCATCAATCAAAGCCATCAACAGGGAATCAAAGTCCACAGTTGTTTTGCGGTGAGCGGCGAGGGAGAACCCTTAGGTCTGTTGAGTCAATTCATCTGGAATCGCAAACAGCGGCGCGGGAAGAAAGAAAAACGCTCAGTGACTCCCATCGAGCAAAAGGAAAGCTATCGCTGGATAGCAACTCTCGCAGCCGTAGAGCGAGAGCTCGCGGGCCAAGAGCAAGTGGTTCATATTGGCGATCGAGAAGCAGACATCTTCGAACTGTTTGCCCATCCCCGTGCGGACAACAGGGAGTTACTCATCCGCGCAAGGCACAATCGCAAACTTAGCCACGAGCTGGGCAAGTTCATCCCCACCCTCGAACAAGCCCCAGTCTTGGGAGCGATGAGCCTGCAAGTGCAGCGTAATCCCAAGCGAGCGGCCCGCATTGCCCAGTTGCAGGTGCGGGCGATGGCGGTGACGCTGGAGGTGCCATCGCATCACCTCAAAGCCGCGAGCTTAGAGCCCGTGCGCCTCAATGCCATCTTCGTGGAAGAAACCGTCCCCCCTGATGATGGCGCTCAGCCGATTCGCTGGTTTCTGCTGACCAGCTTGCCAGTTGAGAGCTTCGAGCAGGTCTGTCAGTGCATCCGCTGGTATAGCTACCGCTGGCTGATTGAGCGGTTTCACTTCACCCTCAAAAGTGGCTGTGGCATCGAACAGCTCCAACTGCAAAGCTATGAGCGCTTGCTCAAGGCTCTGGCAACCTACAACGTTGTAGCTTGGCGATTGATGTGGCTGACCTACCGCGCTCGACTCACCCCGCAAGCCTCCTGTGAGCTCGTTTTACAGCCTGCTGAATGGCGGCTGTTACGACGCAAGTTTGTGCCGAAAAGTCGCTCTCAAAAGCCACCCACTCTGCAACAGGCAATGCTGTGGATTGCTCGATTGGGAGGCTTCTTGGCTCGCAAGGGCGATGGCAACCCTGGATTGAAGACGCTTTGGCGAGGGCTGACCAAACTCCACCATTTGCTTGAAGGGGCTCAACTGGCTTCTCAAAGCTAGTGCCTGTCTATGGTTCAGCTACTTTTGCCTAATGGATAGCTCCCTAGGGAGAGGGGAGAAACAGCCGCAAATTCTGGCTGGGTCTGTTCCCCGAGCCTCAAGTTACGGCTGATGCCACGCTTTACGATGGAGCTTGGGGATGGAGGACAAGCACTTGTCGAACTGACATGGAATAGGATCTACGCTCGCTCCCGATCTCCCCGAGGGAGAGCTAGCCGGGATATCTCGCTTACGGAGAGGAAATCGTCTTGAGGCCCGTATCGCCACTGTCTGCCACCGGCAAGCGAATTTGCGTGACGGTGCGCCCATCCCCCGAACAATACACTTCAAAGCTACCCCCCATCTGGGCGAGGATTGCTTGGCACAGATACAGCTCTCGACCCGGCGATTGCTGTAGTAAGGGATTTTCGTAGAGAGGAGACAACCAAGCCAGCGAGCTTCCTCCAGCCCGGGCAGCATCCAAAGAGTCGATCAGTTCCTGGGGAAGCGCTTTGCCAGAGTCCACTAAAGAGAGAGCAAACCAACTCTCCTCGGCCTGCACCCAAATATCCAACCGTCCGTCCGAGCGATTGCGGGTGGCAATAGAAGCGATCGCCTCCACCAACACCAGTTCCAAGCGGCCTGCATGGGCGTTGAGGGCGATCGAAGCATCGCCGTGGACGCGGGGCCACAATTTTTGTCGTTTGACGATGACATCGACGCGACGCAACACTCGGCGCATCAACGTAACACTGGAAATCTCTTCTGTCTTTTGTTTGGGACTCCAATATTCCTGTTTGAGCGGTTTGAGATCGGCGACCAGTTCTTGAAAGCCCCGCGCTAGATCGGCGATTTTTTTCCAGTTGGGATCGGTGCGCTGCTCGGGGGGGGGCAGATACTTCTGCAGGCGGTGCAGCATGCTAATGAGGTTGAGCTGCAAGAGATTGAGGTGGCGATGTTTGTACCAATTGAGCTGGGTGAGATCGCACAGCCGCTCCATCAGTAAGGTGTAGCTGATGGAGCGGAAGAGGGTATCGGCAAAGGTCGATCGCACCAATTCAAATGCGGCCCGTTCGGGTTCCTGCCAGCCTCGGGTTGCCCTTGCCCCGACAAACAGCAGCGCGCTGGGCAAGTAGGGGGTGGCAGACGTGTCGACAGCGATCGCCAATAGTTGGCCTAACTGGGGTGTCTGCAGCCATTCGAGCGTGGATTCAGGCAAGTCAGCGACACTCAGGGCGAGGGGATCGGGAGACTGCAAGCACCACTGCAGTAAGGCATCTCGTTCGACGGCAATGGGGCGATCGCGCGCGGCTAAGGTAAAGTCCTCCCCTCGGGAGACTGACGCTTGGATGCGGGCTTTCGGCGGCTGGGGATTCTGTTCCTGCTGGGAGAACTGCCACGTCAGCAGTCCGGCGAGGGGAACCTGCAGCAGGTGTGCCATCTGCTGCACGGTGACATTGTAGAGTTCTTCTGGAGTTGCGGCGGTGGCAATGGCTTGAAGAGCTGCGGGTAACTGTCGGAAGAGCTTATCTAAAGCCTCGCCTCGGTCTTTGAGCTGCCACTGCTGCAGGACCACTCCGATTTGCTTAGCGACGAGCTCTACGAGGCGGCGATCTGCCCGCTTCCAAGCTCGCGGCTGGGGATGTACCAGCACCAAAATTCCGTTGGGAATGCTGGTCTGCCCGCTAGAGGGCGAAAGGCTATCGGTACTGGTAGCAATGACGGAGCGTACCCCAGCGGTGGTCAGCTCCTCTTGCCAACTCAGCAAGCGCAGATCTTCTGGATAAGTTTCTGCTGCGATCGCCTCGTCCGATTTTCCTAAATCTTCAACATCGCGCTCCTCCAATCCTCCTAACTCTGACGGCAGCGAAAGATTGTTGGGATTGTGGAGCGGGCGCAGGCGATACCGACCGTTGCTTGCTGGGTCGAGCTGAAGCGCAAAACAGGCTTGTGCCTGCAGGCGATCGCACAACTGGCTTGCCGTCTGCTGCAGCGCGAGTTCCCAATTGGATTGGATATAAATTGACTGAGCCACCTGAGCGGTGAGGGCACTATCGCTGCGAATCCGCTCGATCGTCTTTTCCAACGTTTCTAACGGAGCCACCAGCGCAATCAACTGAGCGGTCCCCACCACCAGCGATTTCTCGGCTTCCTCCCAAGAGCGGGCAGCATCCGATTCCACCGATAAAAATCCCAACAGTTCCCCTTGGAACAAAATGGGGGCGAGCAGGAGGGAGCGACAGCGCAATTGCTTCAACACTTGAGCGCTGAGGGCCACTCGACCGGAGAGCCCCGATTCCCCCACCACCACCAGTTGCCCTTCTAGCAAAGCTGCATAAGTGGGTCCCAAATCTCGGGCGGAAAAAGAAGGTTGGGCAGAAGTTTGGACTTTACCTTTGCGGCGAGGGGCGTCGATCTTGGGCGACCAACGGACGATAAATTCGTTGCGATCGTCGCGATCGTACCAATACACCGACACCCGGTTGACTTCCACAAAGGCCTGCACCTGCGCGATCGCCGCCCGGACGCGCTCGTCCATGGAATCGAACGTCCGCATCGCCGTGCTCAGCGCCAACAAGGGAATATCCGCGTGTTTCTGCTGGCGGTGTCGCCATTTCTCCTCGATCGCCTGCAGCGATGAAGCAATTTGACCGGTGAGAATGCCTAGGAGTGCTTTTTCCGTGTCACTGGCAACGCCCCCCCACAGTTGGGAACCCATCATCAAGACGCCGAGGCAGCGCTTGTCGTAGCGAATGGGATAGAGCAGACAGCCGATAATACTGAGCTGCGCAGCCTGCTGCTGCCATACCCCCATGCGGGTTTCCTGACGCAGGTCCGGGACGACAACGGGCCGCTGCTCGATGACCACCTGCTCCAAAACTTGGCCGGGTTCGAGCGGAATTGCCCGATCGAGCAGAGGATAGTCGGGGAGGAGAGTTGCCCCCCCCTGTCCGAGCAATTGGTGTTGGGGGGGATCGTAAAAGGCAATCCATACCAGCGGAGCATCGAAGGTATCGACTAGATAGCCCACCGCCAGTTGTACTAGTTTGTCCGCCTCCTTGACATCGCGCATTTGCCGCAGCACCTCTTCTAGGGCTACGAGTGGCATATCTGCAGATACAGCAGCATCGGAGGGAACCTGAACCATAAGCTGTCATTTGCGGCGAAGGCGCTATGGGGGATGGCGAGGGGATTCGGCAAGGTAGGTTCAGGTTACCCAGCCGGAGGGCCGAAATTCGCTATTAACAACCGCAACAGTCCCGTTCGCAATGGTGCCGATGGGGGCGGGTTTAAATTCGCCGCGAAAATCTAAGAGTTGAACCAGTAGCAGATAGCCGATACTGACGATCAGGGCAAGCACGCCACTGAGGACAGCCACCCATTTGGGTCGATTCATGATTTACCTCCCATACAATTCGAGCGCGGCAAGCTTCAAACCCGCTTTAGTAGGCTGCGGCCGTGGGTATCGGTACCGCAGGTGGAGTAAAGGCCGAAGCGGGCAGCGAGCGCGAGGGACTGTTGGGTTTCTCGCGGCGAGGGCACCCACGGAACGGGGTTGGCATAACTGTAATAGGATTCCACACCGTCGATGCTACTTGCCACTGCCGCCAAAATTAAGTCTTGGCCGTTGCGGCGATAGCGAAAGGGATGGGCCAACACGGCAAAGCCGCCAGCCTTGTGGATAGCAGCGATCGCGGCGGCAGCATCGTAATCGGCAGCATCAGTAACGGTCGCTTTTTGCTGGTAAACTACCATCGCCGGATGGTCGGGCTCGAAGCCATAGGCAAGAATGTGGACTTCGCAGTCCAGTAACCCCGCGTTAATTTCCATCCCCGACCAGAGGGTAGGGCCATTGGAGGGCAGGAGGTGCAGAGCTTGGCGATAGCCCTCTACAGTATGGTGATCGGTGATGGCAAATCCTTGCAGCCCCAAATCGAGGGTTTGTTGCACGATCTGACTGGGGTCGAGCTGCCCGTCCGAGTAGGAGGTGTGCATGTGGAAGTTGTAATGCAGGGGGCAACTGTCGGGACCGACCTCCTGCCAAACGGTTTGGAGTTGTGCGATGGTAGCCCGCGAAGCAACTTGAACGATCATGGGCAATTTGCCCCTCGCAGAGGAACGACATGCATCTGAGCTTTGGGAGTATCGCAGCGGCAACATCTGTCTTTAGCACGAAAGTTCCCTTCAGCTTTATTGAAGAAATCTGCCAGAGGCAGTCCTCTCGATGTCGATACATTTATTAACAGTGATTCTACCCAATTTGGACCCTTCGTCGCCAGCGGGTGCCAGTGATTTCTAAGTCCCATTCGCCGATCGGCAGAATTTGGCTTCCCGGCAAATTTGACTTCCCGGCAGATTTGATGCTACAGCGAAAAGCGCGATCGCTCCCCACTCTGACGATCGCCTCTCACCCTAACGTTCAGACAGAGCACTATGCTGGCGATTGATTTCGGAACGAGCAATACTGTTGTCGCCCATTGGGATGGCGATCGCTCTCGCATCCTCAGCCTGCCCGGTCTCAGTCGCCAAGACCCCAACAATCCCCCGATCGTGCCCAGCCAACTCTATGTCGAGGACGCTAAAGCTGGACAAGTTGTTGTCGGGCAAGCGGCGAGCGATCGCGGTTTAGACGTCAAAAGCGATCCTCGCTACTTTCGCAATTTCAAACGGGGCATCGGCGTGGACGTGCGCGGCTTTATCCCCGAACTGGATGGCGTCGAAGTTACCCCCGAGCAAGTGGGCACCTGGTTTCTGCAAGCGATTGTCCGAGCTGTACAGGCCAAACTAGGCCCGGACGAGACTGACAGCTGGGTCTTCACAGTTCCCGTCGATAGCTTCGAAGCCTATCGCCAATGGCTCAGCCACACTGTTTCCAGCTTGGGGATCGAACAACTGCAGCTATTGGACGAACCCACCGCCGCCGCGCTCGAATACAGTCTGCTGGATAGCCGCAAACTCCTGATCGTCGATTTTGGCGGCGGCACTCTAGACCTAGCTCTAGTTCAACCCGCCAAATCGACGGGGGGACGGGCCTGGGGCACGATCGTCAAATGGGGCAGCTCGCTGCTCAAAACAGACCAAAAACAAGCCACCACCGCCAAAGTGCTGGCCAAGGCCGCCCAGACCTTGGGAGGGGCTGATATCGATCGCTGGCTGGCCGAGGCTTGGTGCCAAATGCATAACCTGCAAAACAATCGCCTCATTACCCGCTTGGCCGAACGAGTCAAAATGTCCCTTTCCACGGACACAGAAGCGACTGAGGTCTTTTTCGATGACGAGACCTTTCGTTCTGTGGAACTGAGTGCCCAGCGATCGCAGCTCGATAGCTTACTGCGCCACAACAAACTGTTCGAGCGCCTCGAAACCGCCCTCGATCGGGTGTTGCTACAAGCCCGACAGCGGGGCATCAGCCGCGCAGATATCTCTGCCGTTGTGGCCGTCGGCGGCACCTGCAAAATTCCAGCCATTCGCGCTTGGCTGGACGAACAATTTGGCTCGGAGAAGGTGTTTGACCGAGAGCCTCTAGAGGCGATCGCCAAAGGGGCCTTACAGCTCGGCAGGGGCATCGAGGTGCGCGATTTCCTCTACCACAGCTACGGCATTCGCTATTGGAACCATCAGACCAACAGCCACGACTGGCATCCCCTCATTCAAGCCGGACTCCCCTACCCCTTACCCGACCCCGTCGAACTGGTCCTCGGCGCATCTGTGAGAGACCAACCTAGCGTGGAACTCGTGATTGGAGAATTAGGCGAATCGAATGAAACTGTGGAGGTGTATTTTGCGGACGGACAATTACTCGCCCGACAGCGATCGAACGATCGCCTTCAAACTCATGAGAAAACCATTCAAGCTTTAAACGACGAGCCCGAAAAGCGCACGATCGCTCAACTGAACCCCTTGGGGCAACCGGGGAGCGATCGTCTCCTGCTCCAATTTCAAGTGGACGAACAGCGTCGCCTCTGCGTCACGGTTGAAGATCTGCTGACCGCACAGATTCTCCAGAAAAATCAACCTATTATTGAATTGCGGTAACCGTCTCGCGACCCCTGCTGGCCGAGCGGCTCCGGTCGGGGGACGTTGACGCATCGCGGCTTCACGAGAGCAACAGTTGCACTGCAAGGCTAGAAATACTTCAGGGTAACCTGAGTTCGATAGCTCTGCATTGCCCTCACCCCCAGCCCCTCTCCCAAACTTGGGAGAGGGGAGAAATAGCCTCAAACCCTCAATCTACCGTTCGGTTCCCCTTCCCCCAGAATTACGGCTGACGCCACGCTTCGCGAGGGGGGAAGGGGCTAGGGAATGGGGACCAGACGCCTATCGAACTGACGTAGGGTAAGCTAGCGATCGGTTTTCCCCAGACTCAGCGAGGCATGCGATCGCCTCCGCGAGCTGAAATCGAGGTTGAAGGATAAACTAGGCTCGAAGCCCCTTTTGGCCCCATGAAAGATCCCAGCCAAGCACTACGAAAGGATATCAAATTGTGCTTGAGTACCTGGATAGTTCTCGAGATTTTATGCTTTGGAGTGATGCCCCTCATACGGATTTACACATTCGAAACAATTGGATTTTGGTTTATTCCAAGCATTATTTTTGGCTTGCTCGGCGCGGTTATCATTGCAATCTCGACAGGAGCAGTGGTGGAGGCTCAAAACTTGAGCAGCCCTACCAAACGACTGATACGATTCTGGGGGGCTCGAATTCTGAGCATTGTCGGGTTTGTGGGGATTTCGTTTCCCCTCACGGTGGCTCTCATTGCGTTTGGACGAACATTACACGAGTTGAGCACCTCGTCGGGAACTTAGCCCTTTTCTGTAATGCAACCTATGGCGATCGCAGCTAAAACGGTCGGCGAATTAGGCGAACGGGGCTTGCTCGATATCGTCCAGTCCTATTGTCTGCCCAATACCGTCGGCGACGATGCCGCCATTCAATCCGCCCCCCGAGGCAAACTCGTCGTCACAACAGACGTTCTCGTCGAATCCGTCCATTTCAGCGATCGCACCACCCCTCCCCATGCCGTTGGTTGGCGCGCCGCCGCCGCCAACTTGTCCGATCTCGCGGCAATGGGGGCCTCTCCCCTCAGCCTCGTCATCGCTGTGGGC is from Synechococcus sp. PCC 7336 and encodes:
- a CDS encoding pentapeptide repeat-containing protein codes for the protein MRLATDLSGTNLGQANLQGAD
- a CDS encoding carbohydrate kinase; protein product: MSVTEIAPVVLCLGEVLWDCLADEVGRSRQQVSGWTRYPGGAPANVATALAKLGVASGFVGCVGSDRLGSQLVQILTESGVNLEGLQQHPTAPTRQVYVTRTAEGDRQFAGFDRPNRQFADTYLEPDPLPASLFAQARYLVLGTLGLAYSPTKAAVARAIAWAQQHSLTVVVDLNWRPTFWPDPNAAKAAILPLLNCADLVKLTAEEGHWLCHSDDPSEIVRQLQPALGVCVTDGDRGCRYCCEAQRGFVPAFAVPTVDATGAGDGFLAALVAALARSPQDGSRDWQQVVTYASAVGALTVTSAGAMAAQPTALQVSDFLAGELAE
- a CDS encoding IS4 family transposase; its protein translation is MQDWVSQEINPIHFADLRHAKRLGQIVTDLSEQPTASVPQASGNASVAQGTYRFWANPKVSTSSILDSHRDGVVRRALTGKTVLAIQDTTDFDFTTHPQTEGLGFINQSHQQGIKVHSCFAVSGEGEPLGLLSQFIWNRKQRRGKKEKRSVTPIEQKESYRWIATLAAVERELAGQEQVVHIGDREADIFELFAHPRADNRELLIRARHNRKLSHELGKFIPTLEQAPVLGAMSLQVQRNPKRAARIAQLQVRAMAVTLEVPSHHLKAASLEPVRLNAIFVEETVPPDDGAQPIRWFLLTSLPVESFEQVCQCIRWYSYRWLIERFHFTLKSGCGIEQLQLQSYERLLKALATYNVVAWRLMWLTYRARLTPQASCELVLQPAEWRLLRRKFVPKSRSQKPPTLQQAMLWIARLGGFLARKGDGNPGLKTLWRGLTKLHHLLEGAQLASQS
- a CDS encoding GAF domain-containing protein, giving the protein MVQVPSDAAVSADMPLVALEEVLRQMRDVKEADKLVQLAVGYLVDTFDAPLVWIAFYDPPQHQLLGQGGATLLPDYPLLDRAIPLEPGQVLEQVVIEQRPVVVPDLRQETRMGVWQQQAAQLSIIGCLLYPIRYDKRCLGVLMMGSQLWGGVASDTEKALLGILTGQIASSLQAIEEKWRHRQQKHADIPLLALSTAMRTFDSMDERVRAAIAQVQAFVEVNRVSVYWYDRDDRNEFIVRWSPKIDAPRRKGKVQTSAQPSFSARDLGPTYAALLEGQLVVVGESGLSGRVALSAQVLKQLRCRSLLLAPILFQGELLGFLSVESDAARSWEEAEKSLVVGTAQLIALVAPLETLEKTIERIRSDSALTAQVAQSIYIQSNWELALQQTASQLCDRLQAQACFALQLDPASNGRYRLRPLHNPNNLSLPSELGGLEERDVEDLGKSDEAIAAETYPEDLRLLSWQEELTTAGVRSVIATSTDSLSPSSGQTSIPNGILVLVHPQPRAWKRADRRLVELVAKQIGVVLQQWQLKDRGEALDKLFRQLPAALQAIATAATPEELYNVTVQQMAHLLQVPLAGLLTWQFSQQEQNPQPPKARIQASVSRGEDFTLAARDRPIAVERDALLQWCLQSPDPLALSVADLPESTLEWLQTPQLGQLLAIAVDTSATPYLPSALLFVGARATRGWQEPERAAFELVRSTFADTLFRSISYTLLMERLCDLTQLNWYKHRHLNLLQLNLISMLHRLQKYLPPPEQRTDPNWKKIADLARGFQELVADLKPLKQEYWSPKQKTEEISSVTLMRRVLRRVDVIVKRQKLWPRVHGDASIALNAHAGRLELVLVEAIASIATRNRSDGRLDIWVQAEESWFALSLVDSGKALPQELIDSLDAARAGGSSLAWLSPLYENPLLQQSPGRELYLCQAILAQMGGSFEVYCSGDGRTVTQIRLPVADSGDTGLKTISSP
- a CDS encoding PHP domain-containing protein; protein product: MIVQVASRATIAQLQTVWQEVGPDSCPLHYNFHMHTSYSDGQLDPSQIVQQTLDLGLQGFAITDHHTVEGYRQALHLLPSNGPTLWSGMEINAGLLDCEVHILAYGFEPDHPAMVVYQQKATVTDAADYDAAAAIAAIHKAGGFAVLAHPFRYRRNGQDLILAAVASSIDGVESYYSYANPVPWVPSPRETQQSLALAARFGLYSTCGTDTHGRSLLKRV
- a CDS encoding Hsp70 family protein; the protein is MLAIDFGTSNTVVAHWDGDRSRILSLPGLSRQDPNNPPIVPSQLYVEDAKAGQVVVGQAASDRGLDVKSDPRYFRNFKRGIGVDVRGFIPELDGVEVTPEQVGTWFLQAIVRAVQAKLGPDETDSWVFTVPVDSFEAYRQWLSHTVSSLGIEQLQLLDEPTAAALEYSLLDSRKLLIVDFGGGTLDLALVQPAKSTGGRAWGTIVKWGSSLLKTDQKQATTAKVLAKAAQTLGGADIDRWLAEAWCQMHNLQNNRLITRLAERVKMSLSTDTEATEVFFDDETFRSVELSAQRSQLDSLLRHNKLFERLETALDRVLLQARQRGISRADISAVVAVGGTCKIPAIRAWLDEQFGSEKVFDREPLEAIAKGALQLGRGIEVRDFLYHSYGIRYWNHQTNSHDWHPLIQAGLPYPLPDPVELVLGASVRDQPSVELVIGELGESNETVEVYFADGQLLARQRSNDRLQTHEKTIQALNDEPEKRTIAQLNPLGQPGSDRLLLQFQVDEQRRLCVTVEDLLTAQILQKNQPIIELR